From the Candidatus Peregrinibacteria bacterium genome, one window contains:
- a CDS encoding YjbQ family protein, with protein sequence MKMFSFFTSEKSEWHELTSDLGRVLTEEHWNSGILLIFSPHTTGSILLNENCDPDVQRDFLLKMNEVFADDPRFRHIEGNSDAHIKTSLTGASACIPVENGKLMLGTWQGVFFCEWDGPRNRKVFLQFVGS encoded by the coding sequence ATGAAAATGTTCTCGTTTTTTACTTCGGAAAAATCGGAATGGCACGAGCTCACTTCTGATCTCGGAAGAGTTCTCACAGAAGAACATTGGAATTCTGGAATACTCCTCATATTCTCACCACATACTACTGGCAGTATTTTGCTCAATGAAAATTGCGATCCAGATGTTCAGCGAGATTTCTTGCTCAAAATGAACGAAGTATTTGCAGATGATCCACGATTTCGTCATATCGAAGGAAATTCCGACGCACACATAAAAACATCACTCACCGGAGCTTCTGCTTGCATTCCCGTGGAAAATGGAAAGCTGATGCTCGGAACATGGCAAGGCGTCTTTTTTTGTGAATGGGATGGACCCAGAAATCGAAAGGTGTTTCTCCAATTTGTTGGTTCATAA